In Gossypium hirsutum isolate 1008001.06 chromosome D06, Gossypium_hirsutum_v2.1, whole genome shotgun sequence, one genomic interval encodes:
- the LOC107935572 gene encoding allene oxide synthase 1, chloroplastic: MASSATLSSRRANVRSRLSVTVSELEKPELPLKSIPGDYGLPFIGAIKDRLDYFYNQGRDEFFKFKIQKYQSTVLRTNMPPGPFISSNPKVVALLDGKSFPILFDISKVEKKDLFTGTYMSSTYLTGGYRILSYLDPSEPKHAKLKQLLFFLLKSSRDRVLPEFKACYTELFKTVEYELAEKGKCSFQTPSEQAAFNFLARAFFDSNPVDSKLGSDGPSLANKWVLFQLGPIFTLGLPKYIEDLLLHTFPLPSFLVKNDYKKLYDFFYESAGLVLDEAEKMGISRDEACHNLVFATCFNSFGGIKVFFPIMLKWIGLAGENLHLSLAKEIRSVIKSNGGELSLSAMEQMPLMKSVVYESFRIDPPVQFQYGKAKKDLLIESHHAVYEVKEGEMLFGYQPFATKDPNIFDRAEEFVPDRFMGVDEEKLLKYVLWSNGPETEHPTVADKQCAGKDFVMLVSRLFVVEFFRRYDTFEVEVGPAPVGVAVTITSLKAASF; this comes from the coding sequence ATGGCTTCTAGTGCTACATTATCTTCTCGACGTGCTAATGTTCGCAGTCGGCTGTCAGTAACGGTTTCCGAGCTTGAAAAACCCGAGCTTCCTTTGAAGTCAATTCCCGGTGATTATGGACTTCCTTTCATCGGTGCAATCAAAGACCGGCTTGATTATTTCTACAACCAAGGTCGAGAcgaatttttcaaattcaaaatccAAAAATACCAATCGACTGTACTTCGAACAAACATGCCACCAGGTCCATTCATTTCTTCCAACCCAAAAGTTGTCGCTTTACTTGACGGAAAGAGCTTTCCAATTCTTTTCGACATATCGAAAGTTGAAAAGAAAGACCTTTTCACTGGCACTTACATGTCTTCAACTTACCTCACCGGCGGGTATCGAATTTTATCATATCTTGACCCATCAGAACCCAAACATGCCAAACTCAAACAACTTCTCTTTTTTCTCTTGAAATCAAGTAGAGACCGAGTGTTGCCGGAGTTCAAAGCGTGTTACACCGAGTTATTCAAAACGGTGGAATATGAACTCGCGGAGAAAGGTAAATGTAGCTTCCAAACACCTAGTGAACAAGCTGCTTTTAATTTCTTAGCTCGGGCTTTCTTTGACTCGAATCCAGTTGATTCTAAACTCGGAAGTGACGGTCCAAGTTTGGCTAACAAATGGGTTTTGTTTCAACTCGGTCCGATTTTCACCCTTGGTCTACCCAAATATATAGAAGATCTTTTACTCCATACATTTCCATTACCATCTTTTCTCGTTAAAAATGATTACAAAAAATTATACGATTTCTTCTACGAATCGGCCGGTTTAGTTCTTGATGAAGCTGAAAAAATGGGTATTTCACGTGACGAAGCTTGTCATAATCTTGTATTCGCTACGTGCTTTAATTCTTTCGGCGGCATTAAAGTGTTCTTCCCGATTATGCTTAAATGGATTGGTTTAGCCGGAGAAAACCTACACCTTTCATTAGCAAAAGAGATCAGGTCGGTCATTAAATCAAACGGCGGAGAACTAAGCTTGTCCGCAATGGAacaaatgccattgatgaaatccGTGGTGTATGAATCGTTTCGTATCGACCCGCCAGTTCAGTTTCAATACGGAAAGGCGAAGAAAGATCTTTTGATTGAAAGTCACCATGCCGTATACGAAGTGAAAGAAGGGGAGATGTTATTCGGATACCAACCGTTTGCGACGAAGGATCCGAACATATTTGACAGAGCCGAGGAGTTTGTACCCGACCGGTTCATGGGTGTCGACGAGGAGAAGTTGTTGAAGTATGTGCTTTGGTCTAATGGACCGGAGACTGAGCATCCTACGGTGGCGGATAAACAATGTGCCGGTAAAGATTTCGTGATGTTGGTGTCTAGGCTTTTTGTGGTGGAATTTTTCAGACGTTACGATACGTTTGAAGTCGAAGTCGGACCGGCACCGGTGGGGGTGGCCGTCACTATAACGTCGTTGAAAGCTGCAAGCTTTTAG